A portion of the Pagrus major chromosome 8, Pma_NU_1.0 genome contains these proteins:
- the LOC141001665 gene encoding uncharacterized protein, with amino-acid sequence MAHQKGLAYYRLARGSRCGNPSRPVLAVPHSGYLYATGMQSHLRMFNWVVKVVPQPPETSGTDEAGKASATDHNKSRDVKSPPLKNTDEASEDSQAQTGVLGWLSNGFVSAMPQPAGSPRPSRADTRSNSIVFLPSSGVIGWVTQGLTKVLPQPDDKYKESDDVEEHTEVYEVATMPDYDPLPHIPVVELESEDEVSEVESVSHQFPPNVVNWLKHMVPQPVPPGAVPIEPSPKSSRSSLDKILSPPPESLSGISLDTDSKASGVVGWFMSGLGLKVPQPAIPPKDDAEGAAEVLKKVSVKLKPDMVLEDVDSDNEGTRKHEHQSKAAAPSPPPTPPTANQQQEASQQLNSLQSEKCSDTNPQAEQSESGTKMSQEDAETQTGRWTPFIESIKREAEDVALATMEERLMQERLEMARMAEEVARQTAEMAIRQMASEGQSIKLSLGSQELLDEPVAELPAPQEEEIQVVDQTPVSCDALKSCLMRIPHTSECFGNINAFFKENGISTPKIPSMPKLPTQLSDVTKYLPSLPPELRQELSQIRLTQVPRNIAQTLTELLPKSSDGSVGPSLSSLSQSFSNIPQKLSQFPSRTQQYFLNLRSRSPSPSSPNGSALELPNVPSYPRLPPIVSPPSKQLNSLSRQLSGLSNPAFFIEDDSDIPAIRRADSSSLSLRPAVNVEDVDSDHEKGGTGGGGEGQSNVPQILTPQDPKLTTLTVPVTPSGGRQRRLHSQSEDDDDEANIPVRAWPSQSSLHSTDDILKERPASSASQTSTVVNERLQELVRMFKERTEKAKEKLIDPDSSDEDSVIPCESLHIHTHKQTLSCKVKTPRWIRACMHYRFPASIDPFTNLMYVLWMLLVSLAWNWNVWFIPVRWAFPYQTPDNIYYWMLIDYLCDLIYILDISIFQPRLQFIRGGDIVCDKKEMRKNYMKTKRFRFDVASLVPLELFYFKTGVNPLLRLPRLLKINSFFEFNDRLEAILTKAYIYRVIRTTTYLLYCLHCNACLYYWGSAFNGLGSTKWVYNGEGNSYIRCYYFAVKTLITIGGLPDPTTLFEIVFQLINYFVGVFAFSIMIGQMRDVVGAATAGQTYYRTCMDNTIKYMSSYRIPKDVQNRVKTWYNYTWQSQGMLDEQELLTQLPDKMRLDIAIDVNYSIVSKVPLFQGCDRQMIFDMLKSLRSVVYLPGDFVCKKGEVGREMYIIKAGEVQVVGGPDGKTVFVTLRAGSVFGEISLLAVGGDNRRTANVIAHGFANLFILDKKDLNEILVHYPESKKLLRKKARKMLAKGKKPKPKEEAKDPPQVPPAPVRAETPRLLRAALEMTERSSRLKGALAKVKEKTNKSSISLQPSISSSLPPPSPTSSSGPDRDADTPSPMSASSSTFRSASHCHNNNNNSVRPHSPSQCHGDEDEILAINRREEGASEVDGSKGGNRKEKTL; translated from the exons ATGGCACATCAAAAGGGCCTCGCCTACTACAGA TTAGCCCGAGGCAGCCGCTGTGGCAATCCCAGCAGACCTGTGCTGGCCGTGCCGCACTCTGGATACCTCTACGCCACCGGCATGCAGAGCCACCT caggATGTTTAACTGGGTGGTGAAAGTGGTCCCCCAACCCCCTGAAACCTCTGGGACAGATGAAGCTGGGAAGGCCTCTGCTACT GACCACAACAAAAGCAGAGACG TGAAGAGTCCTCCgctaaaaaacacagatgaggCTTCAGAGGACAG TCAGGCCCAGACTGGAGTTTTAGGCTGGCTGTCTAATGGGTTCGTCAGCGCCATGCCTCAACCTGCTGGCTCCCCTCGCCCCAGCAGGGCTGACACCAGG TCAAATTCAATTGTTTTTCTCCCCAGTTCTGGAGTGATAGGCTGGGTCACTCAGGGTCTGACCAAGGTGTTGCCTCAGCCCGATGATAAGTACAAAGAGTCTGACGACGTTGAGGAACACACTGAG GTATATGAAGTTGCAACAATGCCGG ATTATGATCCCCTCCCACACATCCCTGTGGTGGAGCTGGAATCAGAAGATGAGGTGTCGGAGGTAGAGAGTGTGTCCCATCAATTTCCTCCCAA cGTGGTGAACTGGCTAAAGCATATGGTCCCTCAGCCGGTCCCCCCTGGTGCCGTACCAATAGAACCATCACCCAAGTCCTCTCGCTCCTCTCTGGACAaaa TTTTGTCTCCACCACCTGAATCTCTCAGTGGCATCTCACTGGATACTGACAGCAAGGCCTCAGG TGTGGTCGGCTGGTTCATGTCAGGACTGGGCCTGAAGGTTCCTCAGCCAGCCATCCCACCCAAAGATGATGCTGAG GGTGCAGCTGAAGTTCTAAAGAAAG TTTCAGTCAAACTCAAACCTGACATGGTACTAGAAGATGTGGACTCAGACAACGAGGGCACGAGGAAGCATGAACATCAGTCTAAAGCTGCAGCACCATCCCCACCACCGACTCCACCGACAGCAAACCAACAGCAGGAAGCCTCACAGCAGTTGAATTCACTGCAGTCTGAGAAGTGCAGTGATACCAACCCACAAGCAGAACAGTCAGAGAGTGGGACAAAAATGTCTCAAGAGGATGCTGAGACCCAGACGGGCCGCTGGACGCCATTCATTGAGAGCATCAAAAGGGAGGCAGAAGATGTAGCTTTGGCTACCATGGAGGAACG TCTCATGCAGGAGCGCCTGGAGATGGCCCGTATGGCTGAGGAGGTGGCCAGGCAGACAGCTGAGATGGCCATTAGACAGATGGCGAGTGAGGGCCAGTCCATCAAACTCTCACTGGGGAGTCAAGAACTGCTGGATGAGCCTGTAGCTGA GCTGCCGGCACCACAAGAAGAGGAGATCCAAGTGGTGGACCAAA CTCCAGTCAGCTGTGATGCATTAAAGAGCTGCCTGATGCGCATTCCGCACACCTCAGAGTGCTTCGGCAACATCAACGCATTCTTCAAAGAAAACGGCATCTCCACTCCCAAAATACCCTCCATGCCTAAGCTACCCACCCAGCTCTCTGACGTTACCAAGTACCTACCCTCCCTACCACCTGAATTGCGCCAAGAGCTCTCCCAGATCCGACTCACGCAGGTCCCACGAAATATCGCCCAAACTCTGACTGAGTTGTTGCCCAAAAGCTCTGACGGATCAGTTGGCCCCAGTCTGTCCAGTCTTTCCCAGAGCTTTTCAAACATCCCGCAGAAGCTCTCCCAGTTTCCCAGCCGGACGCAGCAGTACTTCCTTAAC CTCCGGTCCCGCTCCCCGTCTCCATCCTCCCCCAACGGCAGCGCCCTCGAACTGCCAAATGTGCCATCCTATCCACGCCTGCCGCCTATTGTCAGCCCCCCATCAAAGCAGCTCAACTCACTTTCCCGCCAGCTATCAGGTCTCTCTAACCCGGCGTTCTTCATTGAAGACGACTCAGACATTCCAGCAATAAGACGGGCAG ACAGCTCAAGCCTAAGCCTTCGTCCGGCCGTCAATGTAGAGGATGTCGACTCAGATCATGAGAAAGGGGggacaggaggtggaggggagggacagagcAATGTTCCCCAAATCCTAACCCCACAGGACCCCAAACTTACAACCCTAACTGTCCCTGTGACCCCTTCAGGAGGTCGTCAAAG GAGGCTGCACTCCCAaagtgaagatgatgatgatgaagcaaACATCCCTGTCAGAGCCTGGCCCAGCCAGTCCAGCCTGCACAGCACAGATGACAT ACTTAAAGAGCGTCCAGCGTCTTCAGCTAGTCAGACCAGTACAGTGGTCAACGAGCGTCTTCAGGAGCTGGTCCGGATGTTTAAAGAGAGAACCGAGAAGGCTAAGGAGAAACTCATTGACCCTGACAGCTCAGATGAAGACAGCGTTATTCCTTGTGAGTctctacacatacacacacacaaacagacactgagCTG CAAGGTGAAAACTCCCCGATGGATACGAGCCTGTATGCACTACCGCTTCCCTGCCAGCATCGACCCCTTCACCA ACCTGATGTACGTGCTGTGGATGTTATTGGTCTCTCTGGCATGGAACTGGAACGTGTGGTTCATCCCAGTGCGCTGGGCCTTTCCCTACCAGACTCCAGACAATATTTACTACTGGATGCTGATCGACTACCTGTGTGACCTCATTTACATCCTGGACATCAGCATCTTCCAGCCGCGGCTGCAGTTTATCCGCGGAGGGGACATAGTG tgtgacaaaaaagaaatgagaaagaacTACATGAAAACCAAACGCTTTAGA TTTGATGTAGCCAGCCTTGTCCCCCTGGAGCTCTTCTATTTTAAAACTGGCGTCAACCCTCTGCTTCGCTTACCCAGACTACTGAAG ATCAACTCCTTCTTTGAGTTCAACGACCGTCTCGAGGCCATCTTAACCAAAGCCTACATCTACAG ggTGATACGTACGACCACCTATCTTCTTTACTGTCTCCACTGCAACGCCTGTTTGTACTACTGGGGCTCTGCCTTTAATGGACTAGGATCAACAAAATGGGTGTACAATGGCGAGGGCAACAG TTACATTCGCTGTTACTACTTTGCGGTGAAGACCCTCATCACCATTGGTGGTCTGCCGGACCCCACCACCCTGTTTGAGATTGTCTTCCAACTTATCAACTACTTTGTTGGAGTCTTTGCCTTCTCTATCATGATTGGACAG ATGCGTGACGTGGTCGGTGCAGCCACAGCTGGTCAGACTTACTACCGCACATGTATGGACAACACGATTAAATACATGTCCTCCTATCGAATCCCCAAAGACGTCCAGAACCGTGTCAAAACCTGGTACAACTACACCTGGCAATCACAAGGCATGCTGG ATGAGCAGGAGCTGCTGACTCAGTTGCCAGATAAAATGCGTCTGGACATTGCTATAGATGTCAACTACTCCATCGTCAGCAAAGTCCCTCTCTTTCAG GGTTGTGACAGACAGATGATCTTTGACATGCTGAAAAGCCTACGCTCTGTTGTTTACCTGCCCGGGGATTTTGTCTGCAAAAAG GGTGAGGTGGGTCGGGAGATGTACATCATAAAGGCAGGGGAGGTGCAGGTGGTTGGAGGACCTGATGGAAAGACGGTGTTTGTCACTCTCAGAGCAGGATCAGTCTTTGGAGAGATCAG TTTGCTTGCAGTAGGCGGGGATAACAGGCGCACAGCAAATGTGATTGCGCATGGCTTTGCCAATCTCTTCATCCTGGACAAGAAAGACCTGAATGAGATCCTGGTCCACTATCCCGAGTCCAAGAAACTGCTCCGCAAGAAGGCCAG AAAGATGCTTGCTAAGGGAAAGAAACCTAAACCCAAAGAAGAGGCTAAGGATCCCCCTCAGGTCCCGCCAGCTCCTGTTAGGGCGGAGACCCCTAGACTGCTGAGAGCAGCCCTGGAGATGACAGAGAGATCGTCTAGACTTAAAGGAGCTCTGGCTAAAGTCAAAGAGAAGACCAACAAGTCCAGTATCTCGTTACAG ccctccatctcctcctccctgcctcctccatCTCCCACCTCCAGCTCCGGACCTGACAGAGACGCAGACACGCCGTCACCCATGTCTGCCAGCTCTTCGACGTTTCGCTCCGCTTCCCAttgccacaacaacaacaacaactctgtgAGGCCTCACTCTCCTTCCCAGTGCCATGGTGACGAAGACGAGATTCTCGCCATAAACCGAAGAGAGGAGGGTGCCAGTGAGGTTGATGGAAGCAAAGGTGGGAATAGGAAGGAGAAGACGTTGTGA
- the LOC141001095 gene encoding protein-glutamine gamma-glutamyltransferase 2 yields the protein MASYKGLIVDVNGRSHENNLAHRTREIDRERLIVRRGQPFSITLQCSDSLPPKHHLELVLHLGKRDEVVIKVQKEHGARDKWWFNQQGAQDEILLTLHSPANAVIGHYRLAVLVMSPDGHIVERADKISFHMLFNPWCRDDMVYLPDESKLQEYVMNEDGVIYMGTWDYIRSIPWNYGQFEDYVMDICFEVLDNSPAALKNSEMDIEHRSDPVYVGRTITAMVNSNGDRGVLTGRWEEPYTDGVAPYRWTGSVPILQQWSKAGVRPVKYGQCWVFAAVACTVLRCLGIPTRPITNFASAHDVDGNLSVDFLLNERLESLDSRQRSDSSWNFHCWVESWMSREDLPEGNDGWQVLDPTPQELSDGEFCCGPCPVAAIKEGNLGVKYDAPFVFAEVNADTIYWIVQKDGQRRKITEDHASVGKNISTKSVYGNHREDVTLHYKYPEGSQKEREVYKKAGRRVTEPSNEIAEQGRLQLSIKHAQPVFGTDFDVIVEVKNEGGRDAHAQLTMLAMAVTYNSLRRGECQRKTISVTVPAHKAHKEVMRLHYDDYVRCVSEHHLIRVKALLDAPGENGPIMTVANIPLSTPELLVQVPGKAVVWEPLTAYVSFTNPLPVPLKGGVFTLEGAGLLSATQIHVNGAVAPSGKVSVKLSFSPMRTGVRKLLVDFDSDRLKDVKGVTTVVVHKKYRSLITGLHTD from the exons ATGGCCAGCTACAAGG GGTTGATTGTTGATGTGAATGGGAGAAGTCATGAAAACAACTTGGCTCACCGCACCAGGGAGATTGATCGGGAGCGCCTGATCGTCCGCAGAGGTCAACCCTTCTCCATCACTTTGCAGTGCTCTGACTCTCTGCCGCCCAAACACCACCTGGAGCTGGTCCTGCACCTCG GTAAGAGAGACGAGGTGGTGATCAAGGTTCAGAAGGAACATGGGGCCAGAGACAAGTGGTGGTTTAACCAGCAGGGAGCTCAGGATGAAATACTGCTGACTCTGCACAGCCCAGCGAACGCTGTCATTGGCCACTACCGTCTGGCTGTGTTGGTGATGTCACCAGATGGTCACATCGTAGAGAGGGCAGACAAAATTAGCTTCCACATGCTCTTCAACCCGTGGTGCAGAG aTGATATGGTTTACCTCCCTGATGAGAGTAAGCTCCAGGAGTATGTCATGAATGAAGATGGAGTGATTTACATGGGGACCTGGGATTACATCAGAAGTATACCCTGGAATTATGGACAG TTTGAGGACTATGTGATGGACATCTGTTTTGAAGTCTTGGACAACTCCCCAGCTGCCTTGAAAAACTCAGAGATGGACATTGAGCACAGATCAGACCCCGTCTATGTCGGCAGGACAATCACTGCAATG GTGAACTCTAACGGTGACAGGGGTGTGTTGACTGGTCGCTGGGAGGAGCCGTACACTGATGGGGTCGCACCGTATCGATGGACCGGCAGCGTGCCGATCCTCCAACAGTGGAGCAAGGCCGGGGTGAGGCCGGTCAAATATGGCCAGTGCTGGGTGTTTGCTGCCGTCGCCTGCACAG TGCTGCGCTGCCTGGGAATCCCAACACGCCCCATCACCAACTTCGCTTCAGCCCACGATGTCGATGGTAACCTCTCAGTAGACTTCCTGCTGAATGAGAGACTGGAGAGCTTGGACAGTAGACAGAGAAGTGACAGTAGCTG GAACTTCCACTGTTGGGTTGAATCCTGGATGAGCAGAGAGGATCTCCCTGAAGGAAATGATGGCTGGCAGGTTTTGGATCCCACCCCTCAAGAACTGAGTGATG GTGAGTTTTGCTGTGGTCCGTGTCCAGTGGCGGCCATCAAGGAGGGAAATCTGGGAGTGAAGTACGACGCCCCCTTTGTATTCGCTGAGGTGAACGCTGACACCATCTACTGGATCGTCCAAAAAGATGGCCAACGACGGAAG ATCACAGAGGACCATGCTAGTGTGGGGAAGAACATCAGCACAAAAAGCGTTTACGGCAACCACAGAGAAGATGTCACTCTGCACTACAAATATCCTGAAG GCTCCCAGAAGGAGAGGGAAGTGTACAAGAAGGCGGGACGCCGGGTCACAGAGCCATCCAACGAGATCGCAGAACAAGGAAGACTtcagctgtcaatcaagcaTGCGCAGCCTGTATTTGGGACAGACTTTGATGTGATTGTTGAG GTGAAGAATGAAGGAGGCAGAGACGCTCATGCTCAGCTGACCATGCTGGCCATGGCAGTAACTTACAACTCTCTCCGCCGGGGGGAGTGCCAGAGAAAAACAATCAGTGTGACTGTGCCCGCTCACAAAG cccACAAGGAGGTTATGCGTCTGCACTACGACGACTATGTCAGGTGTGTCTCTGAGCATCACCTGATCAGGGTGAAAGCGCTCTTAGACGCTCCAGGGGAGAACGGGCCCATCATGACCGTGGCCAACATCCCACTGAGCACGCCTGAACTCCTTGTACAG GTGCCTGGGAAGGCTGTTGTATGGGAACCACTGACAGCCTACGTCTCCTTCACCAATCCTCTGCCAGTTCCTCTGAAGGGTGGCGTTTTCACTTTGGAGGGTGCTGGCCTGCTGTCTGCCACTCAGATCCATGTTAA TGGTGCTGTAGCTCCAAGTGGGAAAGTGTCTGTCaagctctctttctcccccatGCGCACCGGGGTGAGGAAGCTCCTGgtggactttgactctgacaGACTGAAGGACGTGAAGGGTGTCACCACCGTGGTTGTCCACAAGAAATACAGATCTCTAATTACTGGACTTCACACAGACTAA